A genomic window from Nocardioides sp. BP30 includes:
- a CDS encoding ArsR/SmtB family transcription factor — protein sequence MHLVPAERADHRIIDADRVCDAIAVLADGAGVRTWSERFALLGDPTRLALLVCIHRVGPISVSDLAVATGLKDTAVSQALRLLRNAGAVAAGREGRVVRYRLLDAALGPLLDQVAPAVATTHRHG from the coding sequence ATGCACCTCGTCCCTGCAGAGCGCGCCGACCACCGGATCATCGACGCCGACCGCGTCTGCGACGCGATAGCGGTGCTCGCGGACGGCGCAGGGGTCCGCACCTGGTCCGAGCGCTTCGCCCTGCTCGGCGACCCGACGCGCCTCGCGCTGCTGGTGTGCATCCACCGGGTCGGTCCGATCTCGGTGTCGGATCTCGCTGTTGCCACCGGCCTCAAGGACACGGCCGTCTCCCAGGCGCTACGGCTGCTGCGCAACGCCGGCGCCGTCGCGGCGGGCCGCGAGGGACGCGTCGTGCGCTACCGGCTCCTCGACGCAGCGCTCGGGCCCCTCCTGGACCAGGTCGCACCCGCCGTGGCCACGACGCATCGACACGGGTAA
- a CDS encoding YcnI family copper-binding membrane protein, with product MTRRQAVRLALVAAPALAVVGLALPASAHVTVNPSTASAGGYTKLTFRVPTESDTASTTKVAVYFPTDHPFASVSVKPHPGWSFKVTDEKLKTPISSDDGQVTQAVSRIVWTADSAADAIKPGEFDEFDVSVGPLPDSGTVEFKALQTYSDGSVVRWIQDSVAGQDEPEHPAPVLTITPSAAADPSATASSPAGDSGTESASPGPATVVEKEDSSHAPLILSTIALVVALGALGGAALSVVRRRA from the coding sequence ATGACGCGTCGTCAAGCCGTCCGGCTCGCTCTCGTCGCCGCCCCCGCACTCGCGGTGGTCGGCCTCGCCCTGCCGGCCTCCGCTCACGTCACCGTGAACCCGAGCACCGCGAGTGCGGGCGGATACACCAAGCTGACCTTCCGGGTGCCGACGGAGTCCGACACGGCCTCGACCACGAAGGTCGCCGTCTACTTCCCCACCGACCACCCGTTCGCCTCGGTGAGCGTCAAGCCGCACCCGGGGTGGAGCTTCAAGGTCACCGACGAGAAGCTGAAGACGCCGATCAGCAGCGACGACGGTCAGGTCACCCAGGCCGTCTCCCGGATCGTGTGGACAGCCGATTCGGCCGCCGACGCGATCAAGCCCGGGGAGTTCGACGAGTTCGACGTGTCGGTGGGTCCGCTGCCCGACTCCGGGACGGTGGAGTTCAAGGCGCTGCAGACCTACAGCGACGGCTCGGTCGTGCGCTGGATCCAGGACAGCGTCGCCGGTCAGGACGAGCCGGAGCACCCGGCCCCGGTCCTCACCATCACCCCGTCCGCCGCCGCCGACCCGAGTGCGACGGCGAGCAGCCCGGCCGGCGACTCCGGCACCGAGTCCGCCTCTCCCGGACCGGCGACGGTGGTCGAGAAGGAGGACTCCTCGCACGCGCCGCTGATCCTCTCGACCATCGCCCTCGTCGTCGCGCTCGGCGCCCTCGGCGGCGCGGCGCTCTCCGTCGTCCGGCGTCGCGCCTGA
- a CDS encoding BlaI/MecI/CopY family transcriptional regulator, giving the protein MTTAEHDGGRRRHGALRDEVLGVLLHSPGSLTAREVADRLAEAGGPVPAITTVLTVLDRLRRSGEVEKAKVGGELRFSVARHDADLTADDMLAALLRSKDRTGALLSFAGALSDEDLAALRRLVGSD; this is encoded by the coding sequence ATGACCACAGCGGAGCACGACGGCGGACGTCGCCGCCACGGCGCCTTGCGCGACGAGGTGCTCGGCGTACTCCTGCACTCCCCCGGCTCGCTGACGGCGCGCGAGGTCGCCGACCGCCTCGCCGAGGCCGGTGGCCCGGTGCCGGCGATCACCACGGTGCTCACCGTGCTGGACCGCCTGCGTCGCTCGGGCGAGGTGGAGAAGGCCAAGGTCGGCGGTGAGCTGCGCTTCAGCGTGGCACGCCACGACGCCGACCTGACCGCCGACGACATGCTGGCCGCGCTGCTGCGCAGCAAGGATCGGACCGGCGCACTGCTCAGCTTCGCCGGCGCCCTGAGCGACGAGGACCTCGCCGCGCTGCGCCGACTCGTCGGATCCGACTGA
- a CDS encoding M56 family metallopeptidase — protein MVADLVSTGCLLLLYAVAVMVATPLAVTRRRWTSRLPRLAIMIWIGALASGCTAMLVSFGCTIGAAVALAHRPHGVREQVTWHSALNSFGITAVACLATAVGGAMIGLVLYRAATGSLRRSHLRVRIAAALGRRAAAPARRVTTVVVDSETRSAISVPGRRPVIVVSSQLRDLLTAAELRTVVEHERGHLLQRHHLLVQLADLQYRCAPLLPCARALERSIHLLVELAADDHAVRRCGAGLTARALRALGAANHDDGLRLRAQRIEARSSRGEVALGG, from the coding sequence GTGGTCGCGGACCTGGTCAGCACCGGCTGCCTGCTCCTGCTCTACGCGGTGGCGGTCATGGTCGCGACCCCGCTGGCGGTGACCCGGCGGCGGTGGACCAGCCGGCTGCCGCGGCTGGCGATCATGATCTGGATCGGGGCGCTCGCGAGTGGCTGCACGGCGATGCTGGTCAGCTTCGGCTGCACGATCGGCGCGGCCGTCGCGCTCGCCCACCGGCCGCACGGCGTCCGCGAGCAGGTCACCTGGCACTCCGCCCTCAACAGCTTCGGGATCACCGCCGTCGCCTGCCTGGCGACGGCGGTGGGCGGCGCGATGATCGGCCTCGTCCTCTATCGCGCGGCCACCGGGAGCCTGCGCCGAAGCCACCTTCGGGTGCGCATCGCCGCCGCCCTCGGTCGTCGCGCGGCAGCGCCCGCTCGCCGGGTGACCACGGTGGTGGTCGACAGCGAGACGCGCAGTGCCATCAGCGTCCCCGGCCGCCGGCCGGTCATCGTGGTGTCCTCGCAGCTGCGCGACCTCCTCACGGCCGCCGAGCTGCGCACCGTCGTCGAGCACGAACGAGGCCACCTGCTCCAGCGCCACCACCTCCTGGTCCAGCTCGCCGACCTGCAGTACCGGTGTGCGCCGCTGCTGCCGTGCGCTCGGGCGCTGGAGCGCTCGATCCACCTGCTGGTCGAGCTGGCCGCCGACGACCACGCCGTACGGCGGTGCGGCGCCGGCCTGACCGCGCGCGCCCTGCGGGCCCTGGGTGCGGCGAACCACGACGACGGGCTGCGTCTGAGGGCGCAGCGGATCGAGGCCCGCTCGTCCCGGGGCGAGGTGGCGCTCGGTGGATGA
- a CDS encoding cytochrome c oxidase assembly protein — MPGMQGAGGMWSMTGPMWMPDRAPSLSRLVAFHLQPVPIVPLLGLVGLIGYLLGVAVVTGSGGRWPLGRTLSWLAGIVLLEAVTTTGIEAYGMMLFSVHMAQHMVLAMVVPILLALGSPYRLALAAAPEGPGGAAVRRLLPAAAGSRAAGVLLSLPVRWCLFLASLYGIYFTPLFQDLMHTVWGHNVMLLHFLLTGCLFFGPLVSEPRALPHVRPAPRRLAETFASTPLHAVFGLIIMFSTGPVLRFFDDPDPSWAVDPLSDQTLAGSIAWATSEAATVLVMVILLARWARTTRAGGPARSSAQARIT; from the coding sequence ATGCCCGGGATGCAGGGTGCCGGCGGGATGTGGTCGATGACCGGTCCGATGTGGATGCCCGATCGCGCACCCTCCCTGTCCCGGCTCGTCGCGTTCCACCTGCAGCCGGTGCCGATCGTGCCGCTGCTCGGCCTGGTCGGACTGATCGGCTACCTGCTCGGCGTTGCGGTCGTGACAGGTAGCGGTGGGCGCTGGCCGCTGGGACGCACGCTGAGCTGGCTGGCCGGCATCGTGCTCCTCGAGGCGGTGACCACCACCGGCATCGAGGCCTACGGCATGATGCTGTTCAGCGTGCACATGGCCCAGCACATGGTCCTGGCGATGGTGGTGCCGATCCTGCTGGCCCTGGGCTCGCCCTACCGGCTGGCGCTCGCCGCGGCCCCCGAGGGCCCGGGCGGGGCGGCGGTCCGGCGGTTGCTGCCGGCCGCGGCCGGGAGTCGGGCGGCGGGCGTCCTGCTGAGCCTGCCGGTGCGATGGTGCCTGTTCCTCGCCTCGCTCTACGGCATCTACTTCACCCCGCTCTTCCAGGACCTGATGCACACGGTGTGGGGCCACAACGTGATGCTGCTGCACTTCCTCCTCACCGGCTGCCTCTTCTTCGGCCCGCTGGTCAGCGAGCCCCGCGCCCTCCCCCACGTCCGGCCGGCGCCGCGCCGGCTGGCGGAGACCTTCGCCTCCACCCCGTTGCACGCGGTGTTCGGGTTGATCATCATGTTCTCGACCGGGCCGGTGCTGCGGTTCTTCGACGACCCGGACCCGTCCTGGGCGGTCGATCCCCTCAGCGACCAGACCCTGGCCGGCAGCATCGCCTGGGCCACCTCGGAGGCGGCGACGGTCCTGGTGATGGTGATCCTGCTGGCACGCTGGGCACGCACCACCCGGGCCGGCGGACCCGCCCGATCATCCGCTCAGGCGCGGATCACTTGA
- a CDS encoding copper resistance CopC/CopD family protein has protein sequence MSRVLEPRGRWVRFAAALGALVVLAVMAAAAPASAHAVLEGSTPPPDVVLATAPDSVSLSFDEAVTLLPTSLRVYGPDGARVDAGDVAHPAGKGQAVSVHLRSGGAQGTYLVSWRVISADSHPVSGAYTFSVGRTSAAPVAPDDATNKGVAVALGAARLVGYAGSALLVGTLLFVAWCWAEGWSLRRVRRLAAVGAGLLALGTVADVLLKGPYDAALGFGSLGQGRLLREVLGTTYGHAAIARLVLVAALTLTLRLSRLPRLPVGVGAVLVGVSFALSGHAAAGSGRVVAALNDTVHVLCASMWLGSLAVILVAVLPLAENAAAVVARFSALAAVLVLLIVASGTYQAVRQVGSWAALGGTTYGRELLVKIGVVAVVLVAAAGSRAWVRQQRRTAGSTRILRRAVLAEAAGLVVVLGISSALVATEPAKTAYHPSIAANLVLEGDTVQVSAVPTGDRRMELHLYIFGKDQLPTDPKEIDATLSLPARSVGPLPVTLVNAGTGHRQGSIAVPVSGTWRLSVTLRTTAVDEATGSVALPIK, from the coding sequence GTGTCCAGAGTGCTCGAGCCGCGAGGCCGGTGGGTCAGGTTCGCGGCGGCGCTCGGTGCGCTGGTGGTGCTCGCGGTCATGGCGGCGGCCGCTCCGGCCTCCGCCCATGCGGTGCTGGAGGGCAGCACGCCGCCACCGGACGTCGTCCTCGCGACCGCTCCCGACAGCGTGTCGCTGAGCTTCGACGAGGCGGTGACCCTGCTGCCGACCTCGTTGCGCGTCTACGGACCCGACGGCGCCCGGGTCGACGCCGGTGACGTGGCCCACCCGGCCGGGAAGGGTCAGGCCGTCAGCGTGCACCTGCGCAGCGGCGGCGCCCAGGGCACCTACCTGGTCTCCTGGCGGGTGATCTCGGCCGACTCCCACCCGGTCTCGGGTGCCTACACCTTCTCGGTCGGCCGGACGAGCGCGGCGCCGGTAGCCCCGGACGATGCGACGAACAAGGGCGTGGCCGTGGCGCTGGGCGCCGCGCGGCTGGTCGGCTACGCCGGCAGCGCGCTCCTGGTCGGCACCCTGCTCTTCGTCGCCTGGTGCTGGGCGGAGGGCTGGTCGCTGCGACGGGTGCGGCGGCTCGCCGCCGTCGGCGCGGGGCTGCTCGCCCTCGGCACCGTGGCAGACGTGCTCCTCAAGGGCCCCTACGACGCGGCGCTCGGCTTCGGCAGCCTGGGCCAGGGCCGGCTGCTGCGCGAGGTGCTCGGCACGACGTACGGCCATGCGGCGATCGCCCGGCTGGTGCTGGTGGCGGCCCTGACACTCACCCTGCGGCTCTCGCGCCTGCCGCGGCTGCCCGTCGGTGTCGGGGCGGTGCTGGTCGGGGTGAGCTTCGCGCTGTCCGGTCACGCCGCGGCGGGCTCGGGCCGCGTCGTGGCGGCGCTCAACGACACCGTGCACGTCCTCTGCGCGAGCATGTGGCTGGGCTCGTTGGCGGTGATCCTGGTAGCGGTCCTGCCGCTGGCCGAGAACGCCGCGGCCGTCGTCGCGCGCTTCTCGGCGCTCGCCGCCGTGCTGGTGCTCCTGATCGTCGCCAGCGGGACCTATCAGGCCGTGCGGCAGGTCGGCTCCTGGGCCGCGCTGGGCGGCACCACCTACGGCCGCGAGCTGCTCGTCAAGATCGGGGTGGTGGCGGTCGTGCTGGTCGCCGCCGCCGGCTCGCGGGCCTGGGTACGGCAACAGCGGCGGACGGCCGGCTCGACGCGGATCCTGCGGCGTGCGGTCCTGGCCGAGGCGGCCGGGCTCGTCGTGGTCCTGGGCATCTCCTCGGCGCTGGTGGCCACCGAGCCCGCCAAGACGGCCTACCACCCGAGCATCGCGGCGAACCTCGTGCTCGAGGGCGACACGGTGCAGGTCTCGGCGGTGCCCACCGGGGACCGCCGGATGGAGCTGCACCTCTACATCTTCGGCAAGGACCAGCTGCCGACCGATCCCAAGGAGATCGACGCCACGCTGAGCCTGCCCGCACGGTCGGTCGGGCCGCTGCCGGTCACGCTGGTCAACGCCGGTACGGGTCACCGTCAGGGCAGCATCGCCGTACCGGTGTCGGGAACGTGGCGGCTCTCGGTGACGTTGCGGACCACGGCCGTCGACGAGGCGACCGGATCGGTCGCGCTGCCGATCAAGTGA
- a CDS encoding cobalamin biosynthesis protein — MTGLARAGGLVLGFAADRAFGDPRRGHPVAGFGRLAGALERRIHGDDRARGVLHAGILVGGAVALGVASERAVASRPLARTALTALATWVVLGGRSLEREAAAVRARLAAGDLPGARRRLTHLVGRDTAALDEGEVARAVVESIAENTSDAVVAPLVWGAVAGVPGLLGYRAANTLDAMVGHRTARYERFGWASARLDDVVNLPASRLAGVLAVALGEDPGSAATAWRRDARRHPSPNAGVVESTFAGALGIRLGGTNTYHGDRVEHRAVMGVGRAPEPVDIARATHLARRVDGAALAVGAAAVLALAVLRRSR; from the coding sequence GTGACGGGGCTCGCCCGGGCGGGCGGACTGGTGCTCGGCTTCGCCGCCGACCGGGCGTTCGGCGATCCCCGGCGGGGCCACCCGGTCGCCGGCTTCGGCAGGTTGGCCGGCGCGCTGGAGCGGCGGATCCACGGCGACGACCGCGCTCGCGGCGTGCTCCACGCCGGGATCCTGGTCGGGGGAGCGGTGGCCCTGGGTGTCGCGTCCGAACGGGCCGTGGCGTCCCGTCCGCTGGCCCGGACCGCCCTGACGGCCCTGGCGACCTGGGTAGTGCTGGGCGGCCGCAGCCTCGAGCGGGAGGCAGCCGCCGTCCGGGCGCGCCTGGCCGCCGGCGACCTGCCCGGTGCGCGACGGCGGCTGACCCACCTGGTCGGTCGCGACACGGCGGCCTTGGACGAGGGCGAGGTGGCCCGTGCCGTGGTGGAGTCGATCGCCGAGAACACCTCGGACGCGGTCGTGGCGCCGCTGGTCTGGGGGGCCGTCGCCGGCGTCCCTGGCCTGCTCGGCTACCGGGCTGCCAACACCCTGGACGCGATGGTCGGCCACCGCACCGCCCGCTACGAGAGGTTCGGCTGGGCGAGCGCGCGGCTCGACGACGTGGTCAACCTGCCGGCGTCGCGGCTGGCCGGTGTGCTCGCGGTCGCGCTGGGCGAGGACCCGGGCAGCGCTGCCACCGCGTGGCGACGCGACGCCCGCCGGCATCCGAGCCCGAACGCGGGCGTGGTGGAGTCGACCTTCGCCGGCGCGCTGGGCATCCGGCTCGGGGGCACCAACACCTACCACGGTGACCGGGTCGAGCATCGCGCCGTGATGGGGGTGGGCCGGGCGCCGGAGCCGGTCGACATCGCGCGCGCGACCCACTTGGCCCGGCGGGTCGACGGAGCCGCGCTAGCGGTCGGGGCGGCCGCCGTCCTGGCCCTCGCCGTGCTCAGGAGGAGCCGTTGA
- a CDS encoding adenosylcobinamide-GDP ribazoletransferase has protein sequence MIADSWRLAVGTLTAVPVRPPTVVDRRRAGLAMVLAPVATVPLGAAAAITGYAGIRLDLPPPVVALLAVGVIVLGNRAFHVDGLADTVDGLASSYDRERALTVMKTGTSGPAGVVALVLVIGLQAAALASVLAGPHALRGAVLAGLGVCVSRAALVLCCAAGVPSARPGGLGDTYTQAVPRPVVALVWLAGAAVLALAASAAGLDWWRGVVAVAAAALAVAVLVAHAVRRLGGVTGDVFGAAVELALAALLVGLS, from the coding sequence ATGATCGCTGACTCCTGGCGGCTCGCCGTCGGCACGCTCACGGCGGTGCCCGTCCGTCCGCCGACGGTGGTCGATCGGCGCCGCGCGGGACTGGCGATGGTGCTGGCACCGGTCGCGACGGTCCCGCTCGGAGCGGCCGCCGCGATCACCGGGTACGCCGGCATCCGCCTCGACCTGCCGCCGCCGGTGGTGGCGCTGCTCGCGGTGGGGGTGATCGTGCTCGGCAACCGCGCCTTCCACGTCGACGGCCTCGCCGACACCGTCGACGGCCTCGCGTCCTCCTACGACCGCGAGCGGGCGCTGACCGTGATGAAGACCGGTACGTCGGGGCCGGCGGGCGTGGTCGCCCTCGTCCTGGTGATCGGTCTGCAGGCGGCCGCGCTGGCGTCGGTGCTCGCGGGGCCGCACGCCCTGCGCGGTGCGGTGCTGGCCGGGCTGGGCGTGTGCGTCTCGCGCGCCGCGCTGGTCCTGTGCTGCGCCGCCGGCGTACCGTCCGCGCGGCCCGGCGGACTCGGCGACACCTACACCCAGGCGGTGCCGCGACCGGTCGTGGCGCTGGTCTGGCTGGCGGGTGCCGCGGTGCTGGCACTGGCGGCGAGCGCCGCCGGCCTGGACTGGTGGCGTGGCGTGGTCGCCGTCGCCGCGGCCGCCCTGGCGGTGGCGGTGCTGGTGGCCCACGCCGTCCGGCGGCTCGGGGGCGTCACCGGCGACGTCTTCGGTGCCGCCGTCGAGCTGGCGCTGGCCGCGCTCCTGGTAGGCCTGTCGTGA
- the cobT gene encoding nicotinate-nucleotide--dimethylbenzimidazole phosphoribosyltransferase has product MTLVPPSTITRDHAAKRLAALATPPGALGRLGELGVWLAACQGQVPPQPLDGAESVRLVIFAGDHGVAAHGVSAFPPAITGAMVRTFLAGKAGVTALARAHQVQVRVLDLGVDDDFEDLDSDLRAALQRHKVRRGSGAIHLQDALTRAETEQALAAGAAVAGEEIAAGARLLISGDMGIGNTTPAAALVAVALGLPAGEVVGRGTGIDDAALAHKAGVVDAAVARAGARTEDPVETLAALSSADLAATTGYLLEAARRGVPVLLDGLMSVACALTADRIEPGAAAWYAAGHRSTEPAQSLALAKMGLEPLLDLGLRLGEGSGAVAAVPVVRSAIALLRDVALLSDLLP; this is encoded by the coding sequence ATGACCCTCGTCCCGCCCTCCACCATCACCCGCGACCACGCCGCCAAGCGGCTGGCCGCCCTGGCGACGCCACCGGGTGCGCTCGGCCGCCTCGGCGAGCTCGGCGTGTGGCTGGCGGCCTGCCAGGGTCAGGTGCCGCCGCAGCCACTGGACGGCGCCGAGAGCGTGCGGCTGGTCATCTTCGCCGGCGACCACGGCGTCGCCGCGCACGGCGTCTCAGCGTTCCCGCCTGCGATCACCGGGGCGATGGTCCGCACGTTCCTGGCCGGCAAGGCGGGCGTCACGGCTCTCGCCCGCGCCCACCAGGTGCAGGTGCGCGTGCTGGACCTCGGCGTCGACGACGACTTCGAGGACCTCGACAGCGACCTCAGGGCGGCGCTGCAGCGGCACAAGGTCCGTCGCGGCAGCGGCGCCATCCACCTCCAGGACGCTCTCACCCGGGCCGAGACCGAGCAGGCGCTCGCCGCCGGTGCGGCGGTCGCCGGTGAGGAGATCGCTGCCGGTGCGCGCCTGCTGATCAGCGGCGACATGGGCATCGGCAACACCACCCCGGCCGCCGCGCTCGTCGCGGTGGCGCTCGGACTGCCGGCCGGCGAGGTCGTCGGCCGGGGGACAGGCATCGACGACGCCGCGCTCGCCCACAAGGCCGGCGTCGTCGATGCTGCCGTCGCCCGCGCGGGTGCACGCACCGAGGATCCGGTCGAGACCCTCGCCGCGCTGAGCAGCGCCGACCTCGCCGCCACCACCGGCTACCTGCTGGAGGCGGCACGCCGAGGGGTGCCGGTCCTGCTCGACGGCCTGATGAGCGTCGCGTGCGCGCTGACGGCGGATCGGATCGAGCCCGGCGCCGCGGCCTGGTACGCCGCCGGCCACCGCTCCACCGAGCCCGCGCAGAGCCTCGCGCTGGCGAAGATGGGCCTCGAGCCGCTGCTCGACCTCGGTCTGCGGCTGGGCGAGGGATCGGGTGCCGTCGCCGCCGTACCGGTCGTGCGCAGCGCGATCGCCCTGTTGCGCGACGTCGCGCTGCTCAGCGACCTGTTGCCCTGA
- a CDS encoding cobyrinate a,c-diamide synthase, translating to MRLPRLVVAAPSTGQGKTTIATGLMAALRAAGPHGPGLAVSCHKVGPDYIDPGYHALATGRPGRNLDPHLVGEDLIAPLLLHGARVPVPADVAVIEGVMGLYDGRIGADGFASTAHVAALTATPVVLVLDVGRLSRSAGAIVAGMIAYDPAVRIAGVILNQAGSERNVAEVVRSIREVPVLGVVRRDERLATPSRHLGLVPVAERSVSAQTVALLGEQIAAQVDLSAVLEVARSAPALDAVPWAPPTTPVARADGARPRIAVAGGRAFTFRYAETEELLTAAGCEVVTFDPLTDAALPAGTSGLYLGGGFPEVYAPELAANRALMEEIRTAVRDGLPTVAECAGLLYLAESLEGTAMAGVLPTTATMGRLTLRYPVALAPADSLLTRAGERITAHEFHKTRATPGAGAGAGAGAGAGAGWGPAWEVDGEAVGFGGPRLHASYLHVHWAGHPQLAQRFAEAASSRACVPVESGLRHHGDAEARDGHLDFAVNVYAAARPDWLDAALTESLAGIDSYPDPTSAAAAIGARHGRAPDEVLPTAGAAEAFTLIARLRPWRRPVVVHPQFTEPHAALQQAGHTVATVLTRPEDGFALDAGRIPEDADLVVVGNPTNPTGVLHRRAAIAALLRPGRVVVVDEAFMDAVPGEPESFADAVTPGVPRDDVSAGLLVLRSLTKHWSIPGIRAGYVLGESALIRELAAQQTPWSVGTPAIAAMLACSSPQARQEAARRAAELTRWRTYLVAQLHERGHRPVDSQAPYVLLQAGAGTHRLLREQGIAVRRGDTFPGLDDSWIRIAVRPPELTDQLLTALEGALR from the coding sequence CGCGACCGGCCTGATGGCCGCGTTGCGCGCCGCCGGCCCGCACGGTCCAGGGCTCGCCGTCAGCTGTCACAAGGTCGGACCGGACTACATCGATCCCGGCTACCACGCCCTGGCCACCGGCCGGCCGGGCCGCAACCTCGACCCGCACCTGGTCGGCGAGGACCTGATCGCGCCGCTGCTGCTGCACGGTGCGCGTGTGCCCGTACCCGCCGACGTCGCTGTCATCGAGGGCGTGATGGGCCTGTACGACGGACGCATCGGCGCCGACGGCTTCGCCTCCACCGCGCACGTGGCGGCGCTGACGGCGACGCCGGTGGTGCTCGTGCTCGACGTCGGCCGGCTCTCCCGCTCGGCGGGTGCCATCGTGGCGGGGATGATCGCCTACGACCCGGCGGTCCGGATCGCCGGCGTGATCTTGAACCAGGCAGGCTCGGAGCGCAACGTCGCCGAGGTCGTGCGGTCGATCCGGGAGGTCCCCGTGCTCGGCGTCGTACGGCGCGACGAGCGGCTGGCGACCCCGTCGCGCCACCTCGGCCTGGTCCCGGTGGCCGAGCGCTCGGTGTCGGCCCAGACGGTCGCCCTGCTCGGCGAGCAGATCGCCGCGCAGGTGGACCTGTCCGCCGTGCTCGAGGTCGCGCGGTCGGCTCCCGCCCTCGACGCCGTGCCGTGGGCGCCGCCGACCACACCCGTCGCGCGAGCCGACGGTGCCCGACCGCGGATCGCCGTCGCCGGCGGGCGGGCGTTCACGTTCCGCTACGCCGAGACCGAGGAGCTGCTGACCGCCGCCGGGTGCGAGGTGGTGACGTTCGACCCGCTGACGGACGCCGCGCTCCCCGCCGGGACCAGCGGTCTCTACCTCGGAGGCGGCTTCCCCGAGGTCTACGCGCCCGAGCTGGCCGCCAACCGGGCGCTGATGGAGGAGATCCGCACCGCCGTCCGCGACGGGCTGCCGACGGTCGCCGAGTGCGCCGGCCTGCTCTACCTGGCCGAGTCGCTGGAGGGCACGGCGATGGCCGGCGTGCTGCCGACCACGGCAACGATGGGGCGGCTCACGCTGCGCTACCCGGTCGCGCTGGCTCCCGCCGACTCGCTGCTGACCCGAGCGGGCGAGCGGATCACCGCGCACGAGTTCCACAAGACCCGCGCCACACCGGGTGCCGGAGCGGGTGCCGGAGCGGGTGCCGGAGCGGGTGCCGGCTGGGGGCCGGCCTGGGAGGTGGACGGTGAGGCCGTCGGCTTCGGTGGCCCGAGACTGCACGCGTCGTACCTGCACGTGCATTGGGCCGGCCACCCGCAGCTGGCCCAGCGCTTCGCCGAGGCCGCGTCGAGTCGGGCCTGCGTCCCGGTCGAGTCGGGGCTGCGTCACCACGGTGATGCGGAGGCTCGCGACGGGCACCTCGACTTCGCCGTGAACGTGTACGCCGCAGCCCGCCCCGACTGGCTCGACGCAGCGCTGACCGAGAGCCTGGCGGGCATCGACTCCTACCCCGACCCGACCTCGGCGGCGGCGGCGATCGGCGCCCGTCACGGCCGCGCGCCCGACGAGGTGCTGCCGACGGCCGGGGCCGCCGAGGCCTTCACCCTGATCGCCCGGCTGCGGCCCTGGCGGCGGCCGGTGGTGGTGCACCCGCAGTTCACCGAGCCGCACGCGGCGCTGCAGCAGGCGGGGCACACGGTCGCCACCGTCCTGACCCGACCCGAGGACGGCTTCGCACTCGACGCCGGCCGGATCCCCGAGGACGCCGACCTGGTCGTCGTCGGCAACCCCACCAACCCGACCGGCGTCCTGCACCGCCGGGCGGCGATCGCTGCGCTGCTGCGCCCCGGCCGGGTCGTGGTGGTCGACGAGGCGTTCATGGACGCCGTCCCGGGGGAGCCGGAGTCGTTCGCCGACGCAGTGACGCCTGGAGTGCCACGCGATGACGTCTCGGCGGGCCTGCTCGTGCTGCGCAGCCTCACCAAGCACTGGTCGATCCCCGGCATCCGGGCGGGCTACGTGCTCGGTGAGAGCGCCCTGATCCGCGAGCTGGCCGCACAGCAGACCCCCTGGTCGGTCGGCACGCCCGCCATCGCCGCGATGCTCGCGTGCAGCAGCCCGCAGGCGCGGCAGGAGGCCGCGCGGCGCGCCGCCGAGCTGACCCGGTGGCGCACCTACCTCGTCGCGCAGCTGCACGAGCGCGGGCATCGGCCGGTGGACTCGCAGGCGCCGTACGTCCTGCTCCAGGCCGGCGCCGGCACCCATCGCCTGCTGCGCGAGCAGGGCATCGCCGTACGACGGGGCGACACGTTCCCCGGTCTCGACGATTCCTGGATCCGGATCGCTGTCCGGCCGCCCGAGCTCACCGACCAGCTGCTCACCGCCCTCGAAGGAGCCCTCCGATGA